A single region of the Sorghum bicolor cultivar BTx623 chromosome 7, Sorghum_bicolor_NCBIv3, whole genome shotgun sequence genome encodes:
- the LOC8070008 gene encoding peptidyl-prolyl cis-trans isomerase, chloroplastic, protein MAALLASSRCCCSRPSLPPLPTRGRRSVARCALSGGEKRNSFSWKECAVSVALSVGLINGAPTLGSPAYASPLEPVLPDVSVLISGPPIKDPGALLRYALPIDNKAIREVQKPLEDITDSLKVAGVRALDSVERNIKQASRALNNGRSLILAGLAEPKRANGEELLNKLAVGLEELQRIVEDRNRDAVAPKQKELLQYVGTVEEDMVDGFPYEIPEEYSTMPLLKGRATVDMKVKIKDNPNVEDCVFRIVLDGYNAPVTAGNFIDLVERKFYDGMEIQRADGFVVQTGDPEGPAEGFIDPSTGKIRTVPLEIMVDGDKAPVYGETLEELGRYKAQTKLPFNAFGTMAMAREEFDDNSASSQIFWLLKESELTPSNANILDGRYAVFGYVTENEDYLADVKVGDVIESIQVVSGLDNLVNPSYKIVG, encoded by the exons atggCGGCGTTGCTCGCCTCCTCCCGCTGCTGCTGCAGCCGTCCGTCGCTGCCGCCCCTACCGACCCGCGGCCGCCGCTCCGTCGCCCGCTGCGCGCTCTCCGGAGGAGAG AAAAGAAACTCCTTCAGCTGGAAAGAGTGTGCAGTTTCTGTTGCATTGTCAGTTGGACTAATCAACGGTGCACCAACGTTGGGGTCACCGGCGTATGCTTCTCCTCTTGAACCTGTTCTTCCAGATGTGTCTGTTCTGATCTCTGGACCTCCCATTAAAGATCCAGGTGCTTTATTGAGATATGCTTTACCAATAGATAATAAAGCTATTCGTGAAGTTCAAAAGCCACTGGAGGATATCACCGACAGCCTCAAGGTTGCTGGTGTTAGAGCCTTGGATTCAGTTGAAAGA AATATCAAGCAAGCATCAAGAGCACTGAACAATGGGAGAAGCTTAATTCTTGCTGGTCTTGCTGAACCAAAAAGAGCAAATGGAGAAGAGTTATTGAATAAGTTGGCTGTTGGACTTGAGGAGCTTCAAAGAATTGTGGAAGACAGAAATAGGGATGCAGTAGCTCCAAAGCAGAAAGAACTTCTCCAGTATGTTGGAAC TGTAGAAGAAGACATGGTTGATGGCTTTCCGtatgaaataccagaagaatacAGCACCATGCCTCTTCTCAAAGGAAGAGCTACCGTGGATATGAAGGTTAAAATTAAGGACAATCCCAACGTAGAAGATTGTGTATTTCGGATAGTTCTGGATGGATATAATGCTCCTGTGACCGCTGGGAACTTCATAGATCTGGTCGAACGGAAATTCTATGATGGCATGGAAATCCAAAGAG CTGATGGCTTTGTTGTTCAAACTGGAGATCCAGAGGGGCCAGCTGAGGGTTTTATCGATCCCAGCACCGGCAAAATTCGTACAGTACCTCTTGAAATAATGGTTGATGGTGATAAGGCTCCTGTGTATGGTGAAACACTTGAA GAACTTGGCCGCTACAAGGCTCAAACAAAGCTTCCTTTTAACGCCTTTGGAACAATGGCTATGGCTAGAGAA GAATTTGATGACAATTCTGCTTCTAGTCAAATATTTTGGCTCTTGAAAGAGAGTGAGCTAACACCAAGCAATGCCAATATATTGGATGGGCGGTACGCGGTATTTGGATATGTAACTGAAAATGAGGATTACTTGGCGGATGTCAAAGTTGGGGATGTCATCGAATCAATCCAAGTCGTCTCAGGCTTGGACAACCTTGTCAACCCAAGCTACAAAATTGTAGGATAA